In Liquorilactobacillus nagelii DSM 13675, the following proteins share a genomic window:
- a CDS encoding alpha/beta hydrolase fold domain-containing protein, translated as MQLLSLESAAQQLCARRQNIFVPTTIGLTVLRQQLELDQQMPVYTHPATIHDLTLDLGKSLGELPLRILLPADLKPDEQVPTLLYLHGGQFVTGGTTAYDKLLRELVKRARVGIIFPQFALAPEKKAPFQLKQLQQLFQRLPELTATEPLSLERLLLAGDDTGAALGLGLVLSEPSAQTAIYKMLFFCPVVNANFDTNSYHQFAGGYDLTREQMKFCWQQYLENSEQRDDNFLVPLKAPLAALHALPETLIVTAEADPVRDEGEAMGRKLRDAGVDVAQIRFQGTIHDFTVKNQLDQTNACRLAMNVAVDWLKKRR; from the coding sequence ATGCAGTTACTTTCACTTGAATCGGCCGCGCAACAGCTTTGTGCTCGTCGGCAAAACATTTTTGTTCCGACAACTATTGGGTTGACAGTCTTACGTCAACAATTGGAATTAGATCAGCAAATGCCCGTTTATACTCATCCAGCAACAATTCATGATTTAACATTAGATTTAGGTAAAAGTTTAGGCGAATTACCATTGCGAATTTTGTTGCCTGCTGATCTAAAACCTGATGAGCAGGTGCCGACCTTACTTTATCTTCATGGGGGGCAGTTTGTTACTGGGGGGACAACCGCTTATGATAAGTTATTGCGTGAGTTGGTTAAACGGGCACGAGTTGGGATTATCTTTCCGCAATTTGCTTTGGCACCTGAAAAAAAGGCTCCCTTTCAATTAAAACAATTACAGCAATTGTTTCAACGGTTACCTGAGCTAACAGCGACCGAGCCGTTAAGTTTAGAGCGATTATTATTAGCAGGAGATGATACGGGAGCAGCCTTAGGTTTAGGATTAGTTTTAAGCGAGCCAAGTGCACAAACAGCAATTTACAAAATGCTGTTTTTTTGTCCGGTTGTTAATGCTAATTTTGATACAAATTCATATCATCAGTTTGCTGGGGGATATGATTTAACACGCGAACAAATGAAGTTTTGCTGGCAACAATATTTAGAGAACAGTGAGCAGCGAGATGACAACTTTTTAGTTCCATTAAAGGCCCCGTTAGCAGCTTTACACGCTTTGCCAGAAACTTTGATTGTTACTGCTGAAGCTGATCCAGTTCGTGATGAGGGGGAAGCAATGGGACGAAAGTTGCGGGATGCTGGGGTCGATGTTGCTCAAATTCGCTTTCAAGGAACAATTCATGATTTTACTGTCAAAAATCAACTTGATCAAACCAATGCGTGTCGGTTAGCAATGAATGTAGCGGTTGATTGGTTGAAAAAAAGGAGATGA
- a CDS encoding RelA/SpoT family protein has protein sequence MEKETIWTAEDVFKMVQHYMNENHVELVKKAYSFAAYVHHDQRRQSGEPYIIHPIQVAGILADLKMDPATVCAGFLHDVVEDTNITLGDVKELFGQDVAVIVDGVTKLSKIRYKSHREQLAENHRKLLLAMSKDLRVIIVKLADRLHNMRTLNHLRPDKQRRIANETLEIYAPLADRLGISTIKWELEDISLRYLNPQQYYRIVHLMNSKRTERVEYINSAIVEIKAAISDLDLDCEIYGRPKHIYSIYRKMKDQHKQFSQIYDLLAVRVIVHSIKDCYAVLGAIHTKWKPMPGRFKDYIAMPKANMYQSLHTTVIGPNGKPFEVQIRTEEMHRVAEYGVAAHWAYKEGKTDSVKQDDTGNKLNWFKEIVELQDESDDAAEFMESVKGNLFGDRVYVFTPKGDVLELPKGAGPLDLAYSIHTEIGNKTVGAKVNGKIVPLDYQIKNGEIVDILTSTNSAGPSRDWLKLVHTNKARNKIKRFFKLRDRVENIEKGKEILNTNLIELGYEPKKILITENLNKVLQKKKFSAIEDLYAALGFGELAPLGVINILTEKIRQEIEVNRKRETEKALLEDHQEISHEPAPTEKKDKKAAVIIAGVDNLLVRLSHCCNPIPGDEIVGYITKGRGVSVHRHDCPNVKNAEKNGDRLIEVAWNPASDNQNYYNTDLQIQGYNRSGLLNDVLQALNNSTRQLNSVNGRVDHNKLATMDVTVGIRDRVHLQRVIDNIKKVSDVYVVKRTIH, from the coding sequence ATGGAAAAAGAGACGATTTGGACAGCTGAAGATGTATTTAAAATGGTTCAGCACTACATGAATGAAAATCATGTTGAATTAGTTAAAAAGGCATATAGTTTTGCTGCTTATGTTCATCATGACCAGCGGCGACAGTCTGGTGAGCCATACATTATTCATCCAATTCAAGTAGCTGGAATTTTGGCAGACTTAAAAATGGATCCAGCAACGGTTTGTGCGGGTTTTTTGCATGATGTAGTAGAAGATACGAATATTACTTTAGGCGATGTTAAGGAGCTTTTTGGTCAAGATGTTGCCGTAATTGTTGATGGGGTTACGAAGCTGAGTAAAATTCGTTATAAGTCACATCGCGAACAATTGGCTGAAAATCATCGAAAATTATTGTTGGCAATGTCTAAAGATTTACGGGTAATCATTGTCAAGTTAGCTGATCGCTTACATAATATGCGAACTCTAAATCATTTACGACCGGATAAGCAAAGAAGAATTGCTAATGAAACGCTTGAAATTTATGCTCCGTTAGCTGACCGATTAGGTATTAGTACCATTAAATGGGAATTGGAAGACATTTCGCTGCGTTATTTAAATCCACAACAATATTATCGAATTGTTCACTTGATGAATTCTAAGCGAACAGAACGGGTTGAATATATTAATAGCGCAATTGTTGAAATTAAAGCAGCCATTAGTGACCTTGATTTAGACTGTGAAATATATGGTCGCCCCAAACACATTTATTCCATTTATCGCAAAATGAAAGATCAGCATAAACAATTTAGTCAAATTTATGATTTATTGGCAGTTAGAGTAATTGTCCATTCAATTAAGGATTGTTACGCAGTTTTAGGTGCAATTCACACAAAGTGGAAACCTATGCCAGGTCGCTTTAAGGATTATATTGCCATGCCAAAGGCCAACATGTACCAGTCATTGCATACAACAGTTATTGGGCCGAATGGGAAACCCTTTGAAGTTCAGATTCGAACTGAAGAAATGCATCGGGTAGCTGAATATGGGGTTGCAGCTCATTGGGCTTACAAAGAAGGCAAAACTGATAGCGTCAAACAAGATGACACTGGTAATAAATTAAACTGGTTTAAAGAAATTGTTGAGTTACAAGATGAAAGTGATGATGCTGCTGAGTTTATGGAGAGTGTCAAAGGGAACCTATTTGGTGATCGGGTCTATGTTTTTACGCCTAAAGGTGATGTTTTAGAGTTGCCTAAAGGAGCAGGACCATTGGATTTGGCATATTCAATTCATACTGAAATTGGCAACAAAACTGTCGGGGCTAAAGTGAATGGTAAAATTGTGCCCTTAGATTATCAAATAAAAAATGGTGAAATTGTTGATATTTTGACTTCAACGAATTCAGCAGGTCCTAGTCGAGATTGGCTGAAATTAGTTCATACTAATAAAGCCCGCAATAAAATTAAACGATTTTTCAAATTACGTGATCGCGTTGAAAATATTGAAAAAGGTAAAGAAATTTTAAATACTAATCTGATTGAATTAGGATATGAACCTAAAAAAATTCTAATCACTGAAAATTTGAATAAAGTTTTACAGAAAAAGAAATTTTCAGCGATTGAAGATTTATATGCTGCACTAGGTTTTGGCGAATTAGCCCCACTGGGTGTAATTAATATATTGACTGAAAAAATCCGTCAAGAAATTGAAGTTAATCGAAAACGTGAAACAGAAAAGGCACTATTAGAAGATCACCAGGAAATATCTCATGAACCAGCTCCAACAGAAAAGAAAGACAAAAAAGCTGCTGTCATAATTGCTGGTGTTGATAATTTATTAGTTCGGTTGAGTCATTGCTGCAATCCAATTCCCGGTGATGAAATTGTTGGATATATTACCAAGGGTCGTGGAGTTTCAGTTCATCGGCATGATTGTCCAAATGTAAAAAATGCGGAGAAAAATGGTGATCGTCTGATTGAAGTTGCTTGGAATCCGGCATCGGATAATCAAAATTATTATAATACTGATTTGCAAATTCAAGGCTATAATCGTTCAGGTTTGTTAAATGATGTTTTACAAGCTTTAAACAATAGTACTCGCCAGCTTAATTCGGTTAACGGACGAGTTGACCACAATAAGCTAGCTACAATGGATGTTACAGTTGGAATTCGCGATCGGGTTCATCTTCAACGAGTAATTGATAATATAAAAAAAGTGTCGGATGTGTATGTTGTTAAACGAACAATTCATTAA
- the dtd gene encoding D-aminoacyl-tRNA deacylase, with protein MRVILQRVKRASVSVDQQIVGKIDQGYLLLVGFAPQDGQKEIDYLVHKISKLRVFSDENGKLNLDIHQLGGQILSVSQFTLYAALKKGNRPGFSLAQDPQIAKLNYQKFNQALRSEQITVAEGVFGADMQVSLVNDGPVTLIYDTEQLL; from the coding sequence ATGCGAGTAATTCTACAGCGAGTAAAACGAGCCAGTGTTAGTGTTGATCAACAAATTGTGGGAAAAATTGACCAAGGATATTTGTTGCTAGTTGGTTTTGCACCGCAAGACGGGCAAAAAGAAATTGATTATCTGGTGCATAAGATTAGCAAGTTACGAGTTTTTTCTGATGAAAACGGCAAATTAAATTTGGATATTCATCAGTTAGGAGGACAGATTCTATCGGTTTCACAGTTTACGCTGTATGCAGCTCTGAAAAAGGGAAATCGTCCGGGTTTTTCCTTAGCACAAGATCCCCAAATTGCTAAACTTAATTATCAAAAGTTCAATCAGGCTTTGCGATCAGAGCAGATAACGGTTGCAGAAGGAGTTTTTGGAGCTGATATGCAAGTTTCATTGGTGAATGATGGGCCAGTAACACTGATTTATGATACGGAACAGCTGCTTTAA